CCACCACAGCGAGTCCAGGTACGCGTCCAGCAGCGCGACGAGCATGTCCTGCTTGCTGGCGTAGTGGTGGTAGAGGCCGGGCACCGACATCTCGCACCGCCGGGCGATGTCGCGGACCGCGGCGCCGGCGTAGCCGACCTCCAGGAACGCCTCCAGTGCCGCGGTGAGGACCGGGTCGAGGTCCATCGGCGGGAACGAGCGCCAGTCCCCGCCGGTGGCCGCCGCGGGCGGGCGGGTGCGCGGGGTGCCGTCCCGCTCGGCGTCCGGGCCGATCAGCTCGGTGACGGCGACGTCGAGCAGCTCCGCGACCCGGGCCAGCCGGGAGACCGTCACGCCGGTGCGGCCGTGCTCGATCTGTGACACCGTGGCCGCGCTGACCCCGAGCCGGCGGGCCAGCTCGCGCAGCGAGAGCCGCCGCCGCTGGCGCAGCTCGCGGATGCGCCGGCCGAGCGCGGCGGGATCGAGGGTCATGTCCGGTGTTTAGCTCAGCCAAACACCGTTGTCAACCAACCGGTCGTTGACGGTCGGTCAACGGTCACCGTAGAGTCGTTCCCAACCGAACGACTGGTAACGATCGAGCGATTGCGAGGAACCGGTGGACGACGCGCCGCGCCTGTTGCTCGACGTCGACGGCGGCCTCGCGCGGATCACCCTCAACCGGGCCGAGGCGTACAACGCGATCGACCTCGCCACGGCCCGCGCCTTCACCGCCGCCGTCCGCGCGGTCGGCGAGGCGCCCGGCGTCCGCGCGGTGCTGCTGAGCGGCAACGGGCCGGCGTTCTGCGCCGGCGGCGACGTCAAGGCGATGGCCGCCGCGGCCGACCGCGCCGCGTTCCTGCGGGAGCTGGCCGCCGAGTTCCACGACGGCCTCGCCCTGCTGGCCGAGCTGCCCTGGCCGGTCGTCGCGGCGGCGCAGGGCGTGGCCGCAGGAGCTGGCCTGGGCCTGCTGCTCTGCGCCGACCTGGTCGTCGCCGAGGAGACCGCGCGGCTGTCCACCGCGTACGGCGCGGTCGGCCTGTCCCCGGACAGCGGCGTCTCGTACCACCTGCCCCGGGTGGTCGGGCCCGCCCGGGCCTTCCGGCTCAGCCTGACCGGCAAGGTGCTGTCGGCGGCCGAGGCGGTCGCCTGGGGCCTGGTCGCCGAGGTCGTGCCCGCCGGCCGCGGCCTGACCCGGGCCGAGGCCGTGGCCCGCGCGCTCGTGACGGCGCCGCAGCCGGCGGCCACCGAGACCAAGCGCCTGCTGCGCGCCGCGGCCGCCCGCGACCTGCGCACCCACCTGGACGACGAGGCCCGCGCGATCGCCCGTGCCGGCGCCTCGGCCGACGCCGGCCGCCTGATCGGGGCGTTCACCGCCGGCCGGCGCGCGCGGACCGGGGCGGCCGGGGCCGAGGCAAGCCAGCGGGTGGAGCCCCGAGCCGGAACCGAGCGGTAGGAGCGACCATGCCCGTCGAGCGCATGATGCCCACGCCGGAGGCCGCCGACCTCATCGACCTGGTCCGCGAGATCGCGGCCCGGGACCTCGCGCCGGTGGCGGCCGGGCACGAGGCGGCCGGTACGTTCCCGCGCGACACCTTCCGCCTGCTCGGCAAGGCGGGACTGCTCGGCCTTGTCGGTCCGGAGCGGCACGGCGGGGGCGGCCAGCCGTACGAGGTCTACCTCCAGGTGCTCGAGGAGATCGCCACCGCGTGGATGAGCGTCGCCGTCGGGGTCAGCGTGCACACGCTGTCGTGCTACCCGCTCGTCGCGTACGGCACGGAGACGCAGCGGCGGCAATGGCTGCCCGCGATGCTCGGCGGCGACCTGCTCGGCGCATACTCGCTGTCCGAGGCGCAGTCCGGCTCCGACGCCGCCTCGCTGCGGACCCGCGCCGAACGCCAGGCGGACGGCGGCTACCGGGTCACCGGCACAAAGGCGTGGGTCACGCACGGCGGGCAGGCCGACTTCTACACGCTGTTCGCGCGCACGGCGCCGGGGCAGCGCGGGATCTCCTGCTTCCTGGTGCCTGCCGGCGCGCCCGGGCTGGCCGCCGCCCGGCCGGAGGAGAAGATGGGCCTGACCGCCTCCACGACCGCGCAGCTGCACCTCGACGGCGTACCGGTGCCGGCGGAGCGGCTCGTCGGCGCGGAAGGCGAGGGCTTCCCGATCGCGATGTCCGCCCTCGACGCCGGCCGGCTCGGCATCGCCGCCTGCGCGACCGGGCTGGCGCAGGCCGCGCTCGACGCCGCCGTGGCGTACGCGCACGAACGCGAACAGTTCGGCCGGCCGGTCGCCAGCTTCCAGGGGCTGTCGTTCATGTTCGCCGACATGGCGGCCGCCGTCGCGTCCGCCCGGGCCACCTACCTCGACGCGGCCCGGCGCATGGACCGGGGGCTGCCGGTCACCCGGGAGGCGGCGATCGCCAAGCTCGTCTGCACCGACGGCGCCATGCGCGTCACCACCGACGCGGTACAGGCACTGGGCGGCTACGGGTACACAAAGGACTTCCCGGTCGAGCGCTACATGCGCGAGGCCAAGGTGACGCAGATTTTCGAGGGTACGAACCAGATCCAGCGGATCGTCATCAGCCGTGCGCTCGCGGCCGGCGCGGCCCGCTGAACCGGACACAGAGGACGGTCATCGCCGTGGACATCAAGGACACCGTCGCCGTGGTCACCGGCGGGGGCTCCGGCCTGGGCCTCGCCACCGCGCGCCACCTGACCAGCCTCGGCGCGCGGGTGGGCGTGGTCGACCTGCCGACGCCCTCGGCCCGGGAGGCGGTCGCGGCGCTCGGCCCGGCCGCCGCCTTCTTCGCGGCCGACGTCACCGACTCCGAGCAGCTCGAGGCGGCGGTCGGCGGCGCGGCCGCGCTGGGCCCGCTGCGGGTCGCGGTCGCCTGCGCCGGCATCGCCACCGCCCGGCGGATCCTCGGGCGCGACGGCACCCCGCTGCCGCTGGCCGAGTTCCGGCGGGTCGTCGACGTCAACCTCGTCGGCACGTTCAACCTCATCCGGCTCGCCGCCGCCCGGATGGCCGGCAACGAGGCGGTCGACGGCGAGCGTGGCGTCATCGTCTGCACGGCCTCCATCGCCGCGTACGAGGGGCAGGTGGGCCAGGCCGCCTACGCCGCCTCCAAGGCCGGCGTGGCCGGGCTGACGCTGTGCGCCGCGCGGGACCTGGCCGACCGGCAGATCCGGGTGCTGTCCATCGCGCCCGGCCTCTTCGAGACGCCCATGCTCGCCGGGCTGCCGGAGGCCGCGCGGGAGGCGCTCGGCGGGCAGCTGCCGCACCCGAGCCGGCTCGGGCGGCCGGACGAGTACGCCCGCCTCGTCGCCCACGCGATCGACGTGCCGATGCTCAACGGCGAGGTCATCCGCCTCGACGCGGCGCTGCGCCTCGGCCCGCGTTGAGTGGGCGGTCAGGCCGGCGCGGCGGGCAGCCTGATCCGGCTGTTGTCCCAGCTGAGGATCCGCTCGTCGGGCACCAGCCGGAGCGTGACCCGGTCGCGGTAGACGGCCCGCGCGGCGGCCGGCATGCGCTCGTCGGGCAGCCGGTGCGCCGCGTACTTGGCGTCGAACAGCCCGCCCACGAGCGCGACCGTCCGCTCGTCGGTGACCACCGAGAGCCGCCCGCTCAGGTGCACCGCGGCCAGCTCGGTCCAGGCCCGCCCGGACTCCACGAGAAACGAGGCGCGCGGGTCGCGCCGCGCGCGGGCCACCTTCTTGCCGCCCGGCGGCGTGGTGAAGCAGACGGTCCGCTCCAGCACCACGAACCAGACCGGCAGCGCCACCGGGAAACCGTCCCGGCGCAGCGTCGTCAGGATGCCGGTGTGCGCTCCCTCCACGAACGCCCAGGCCTCGTCCGGCGTCAGCCTGATGCTCACTCGCTCTCCCCTCCGGCACGGCGCCGTGCCTCGTCCCGCCCCGCGGCGGCGAACCCGGCCGGGTCGAACGGCCGCTCCAGCGCCACCGCCTGCTCCCACTCGCTCGCGGCGGCGGCCGCCGCGCCCGGCCCCCGGTCGTACAGCCGCAGCACGTCCCGCACCGCGCCGGTCCGCGGGACCTGGCCGGCCAGCTCGCCGGCGAAAGGCAGCAGCCGCTCGTGCGGCACCACG
This genomic stretch from Phytohabitans houttuyneae harbors:
- a CDS encoding TetR family transcriptional regulator; translation: MTLDPAALGRRIRELRQRRRLSLRELARRLGVSAATVSQIEHGRTGVTVSRLARVAELLDVAVTELIGPDAERDGTPRTRPPAAATGGDWRSFPPMDLDPVLTAALEAFLEVGYAGAAVRDIARRCEMSVPGLYHHYASKQDMLVALLDAYLDSLWWRTTAARDGGADPVERFARIVECLALHHTYRRALAFVGLSEMRSLGPPDRERIRGLRNRQQRMVDAEAEAAHREGLFGTPHPRDAARAVVTMCTSIPHWYKAGGPESPEEIARRYVRFALDLMCLVSPRVV
- a CDS encoding enoyl-CoA hydratase/isomerase family protein: MDDAPRLLLDVDGGLARITLNRAEAYNAIDLATARAFTAAVRAVGEAPGVRAVLLSGNGPAFCAGGDVKAMAAAADRAAFLRELAAEFHDGLALLAELPWPVVAAAQGVAAGAGLGLLLCADLVVAEETARLSTAYGAVGLSPDSGVSYHLPRVVGPARAFRLSLTGKVLSAAEAVAWGLVAEVVPAGRGLTRAEAVARALVTAPQPAATETKRLLRAAAARDLRTHLDDEARAIARAGASADAGRLIGAFTAGRRARTGAAGAEASQRVEPRAGTER
- a CDS encoding acyl-CoA dehydrogenase family protein; this encodes MPVERMMPTPEAADLIDLVREIAARDLAPVAAGHEAAGTFPRDTFRLLGKAGLLGLVGPERHGGGGQPYEVYLQVLEEIATAWMSVAVGVSVHTLSCYPLVAYGTETQRRQWLPAMLGGDLLGAYSLSEAQSGSDAASLRTRAERQADGGYRVTGTKAWVTHGGQADFYTLFARTAPGQRGISCFLVPAGAPGLAAARPEEKMGLTASTTAQLHLDGVPVPAERLVGAEGEGFPIAMSALDAGRLGIAACATGLAQAALDAAVAYAHEREQFGRPVASFQGLSFMFADMAAAVASARATYLDAARRMDRGLPVTREAAIAKLVCTDGAMRVTTDAVQALGGYGYTKDFPVERYMREAKVTQIFEGTNQIQRIVISRALAAGAAR
- a CDS encoding SDR family NAD(P)-dependent oxidoreductase; this translates as MDIKDTVAVVTGGGSGLGLATARHLTSLGARVGVVDLPTPSAREAVAALGPAAAFFAADVTDSEQLEAAVGGAAALGPLRVAVACAGIATARRILGRDGTPLPLAEFRRVVDVNLVGTFNLIRLAAARMAGNEAVDGERGVIVCTASIAAYEGQVGQAAYAASKAGVAGLTLCAARDLADRQIRVLSIAPGLFETPMLAGLPEAAREALGGQLPHPSRLGRPDEYARLVAHAIDVPMLNGEVIRLDAALRLGPR
- a CDS encoding pyridoxamine 5'-phosphate oxidase family protein, which gives rise to MSIRLTPDEAWAFVEGAHTGILTTLRRDGFPVALPVWFVVLERTVCFTTPPGGKKVARARRDPRASFLVESGRAWTELAAVHLSGRLSVVTDERTVALVGGLFDAKYAAHRLPDERMPAAARAVYRDRVTLRLVPDERILSWDNSRIRLPAAPA